The Megalops cyprinoides isolate fMegCyp1 chromosome 9, fMegCyp1.pri, whole genome shotgun sequence genome has a window encoding:
- the bcl9l gene encoding B-cell CLL/lymphoma 9-like protein isoform X1: MHPDSKLTNHGKQVNSGAQSQIPNVNQQQQQQGPAGNLGPKGVGAGNHGAKPNQISPGNSGLKSTCQSSSSVAGVLKGKAKRERSVSMDAGDQRDALTPVLEPDAKVEGVMRSKRRCVLEKKQPYSGDEWCSGADTEEDEDKPPAVPHRELSMAGPIQPLSGPSPMGSINESTSSTLGRGMVPALHSELPRPHQQVVYVFTTGLANSAAEAVIHGHADSILVFHQQNVPRTKLDQCTAVKLPSLSEQLSSSSTPPTGTPKSQSGTPRPASVGGTVGGHLHPAGTPTSAGHPEDEPPQSRPGGASGSMSSAAPHPPGGGSVPSLAAGGSGSGGSDGPGLLPHASAGISPSPSPAALPGHLQGEPGQRGGQGNTDGLSKEQLEHRERSLQTLRDIERLLLRSGPGAGPGDPGGPNGNPSNINNNNSNTGGPNAGSNLESGDGANCNPGNCNSNNGGVLPSALPPLGPMKKYEEPLQSIISQTQSLGGPGLDDPPMGPHHGLPPLHNPAHPHHHLSSPSGLDMVSVLGPDGLTPEQMAWRKLQEEYYQEKRRQQEMNPHHYRMMPEMGMGGGPPFMMRGPPPPYHSKPGEPQWGPGPMMGGGMGGGGNGRLIDMHQEGPRGPRFLGQMQRGPPRGGGVGGYPGNPGVLPMEAMGHQRPPRPGMVWLDDVPPNIAGGGPFQGCYPPGGPGGPPQHLQGDPDRPLTREEMFRLLEKRQLQGLHRLELDRLAKQQQAGLGGPRLMDTPGGGGFPNSGMAGGPPPRGDPMDFPNSRAMMGSPIGGAGGGGPPMRDLVDSPLGPNFGMNVNMSMNPQMSGQQQQMMLVQKLRGGPGGGGPLGEMLSPEEISQIRAAQNGRGGGGGVGALGNKSMIPGGGGPLQFPNQGPFPGGQGGGGYLQEGGPDVFGSDQQGPPHMGGTPRLSHMPMNSGPRGADLGSRHPSDLSINVNPMGSPAMPPPHQLKSPSISQEASPLMPSPSAPSLKSPSQMPSAGPPPPSLPATTGAGPPSSSMKSPQVMGPSSLGLRSPAGSPGRVRSPAMPIASPGWTASPKTTMPSPVGPPSGKGGGNGGSSSNEIGPSLPPRSTNSTPISQPGSMNPSMPFTSSPDAPPSQNPLSLIMSQMSKYAMPSSTPLYHEAIKTIATSDDEMPPDRPLLSGVNMPAGNMGNHQTSQMLASQSAMGPHSGSQSPMGMVLQGQAQLSHDPSGPMLHSPNPMGIPGMNPAMMGGGGGPPDGMGPCNISPMLPQNQMGGFSRMQTPSHGPLHSPSPGMGQQYPQPPEDVLPHHQLHLLNKGLSHQRPPDSFHPMPMGDGPDLSDVIRPTPTGIPEFDLSRIIPSDKPSSTLQYFPKSEGLSQPQPNPQPPPTPQHLKQHPPPGPPHSTSNPSSNPHIANLQNMMAEQQLPPPHPSHSVMRSGLGMPPGGPRGMVPGGGMGPMCHPGHGMGRTGMMSQQQQQQQQHHLQQQQAMMANSLLQHPSHPHPGMMSPQQHQQNIMAQQNLMMMQAKQRSMSVPGDPYGQQGPLMSPQGPMMGPPHPQSGMMGPQALRQRGMSLDSPFGYGPGSMANMPF; encoded by the exons ATGCACCCAGACAGTAAACTGACCAACCATGGCAAGCAAGTGAACAGCGGCGCCCAGTCCCAGATCCCCAATGTgaatcagcagcagcagcagcagggaccTGCCGGCAACCTGGGGccaaagggggtgggggcagggaaCCATGGGGCGAAGCCCAATCAGATTTCCCCAGGAAATTCTGGGCTGAAGAGCACCTGCCAGTCCAGCAGCAGCGTGGCGGGGGTGCTGAAGGGCAAGGCCAAGCGGGAGAGGAGTGTGTCCATGGACGCAGGTGACCAGAGGGACGCCCTCACACCTGTCCTCGAACCCGATGCCAAAG TAGAGGGCGTGATGCGGAGCAAGCGCCGCTGCGTCCTGGAGAAGAAGCAGCCGTACAGCGGGGATGAGTGGTGCTCAGGAGCCGACACGGAGGAAGATGAGGACAAGCCACCCGCTGTCCCGCACC GGGAACTTTCTATGGCAGGCCCCATCCAGCCCCTCTCTGGCCCCTCCCCAATGGGGTCCATCAACGAATCGACTAGCTCCACTCTGGGGCGGGGAATGGTCCCAGCACTGCACTCTGAGCTGCCCCGGCCTCACCAGCAGGTGGTGTACGTCTTCACCACTGGCCTAGCTAACAG TGCGGCAGAAGCAGTAATCCACGGCCATGCTGACTCCATCCTTGTGTTTCACCAGCAGAATGTCCCCCGTACCAAACTAGACCAg tgcactgcagtaAAGCTCCCCAGCCTATCAGAGCAGCTGAGTTCCAGCAGCACCCCTCCCACCGGCACGCCCAAATCCCAGAGCGGGACGCCTCGGCCAGCCTCTGTTGGGGGGACGGTAGGGGGACATTTGCACCCTGCGGGGACCCCAACCTCTGCAGGCCACCCCGAGGACGAGCCCCCCCAATCCAGGCCTGGGGGCGCCTCTGGTAGCATGAGCAGCGCAGCTCCTCATCCACCAGGGGGCGGCAGCGTGCCCAGCCTCGCAGCGGGAGGATCCGGATCGGGAGGTTCGGACGGGCCAGGCCTGCTGCCCCACGCCAGCGCCGGCATCTCGCCTTCCCCCAGCCCGGCGGCGCTGCCCGGGCACCTGCAGGGCGAGCCGGGGCAGCGGGGCGGGCAGGGGAACACGGACGGGCTCTCcaaggagcagctggagcacCGGGAGCGCTCGCTGCAGACGCTGCGCGACATCGAGAGGCTGCTGCTGCGCAGTGGCCCCGGCGCCGGCCCCGGGGACCCGGGGGGCCCCAACGGGAACCCcagcaacatcaacaacaacaacagcaacacggGCGGGCCCAACGCCGGCAGCAACCTCGAGAGCGGCGATGGCGCCAACTGCAACCCCGGGAACTGCAACAGCAATAACGGCGGCGTGCTCCCGTCAGCCCTGCCCCCGCTGGGGCCCATGAAGAAGTACGAGGAGCCCCTGCAGTCCATCATCTCCCAGACGCAGAGTCTGGGGGGGCCGGGCTTGGACGACCCCCCGATGGGGCCCCACCACGGCCTGCCGCCCCTCCACAACCCCGCCCACCCGCACCACCACCTCTCCTCGCCCTCCGGCCTGGACATGGTGTCCGTGCTGGGGCCCGACGGGCTGACCCCGGAGCAGATGGCCTGGAGGAAGCTGCAGGAGGAGTACTACCAGGAGAAGCGGCGGCAGCAGGAGATGAACCCCCACCATTACAGGATGATGCCTGAGATGGGCATGGGGGGAGGGCCGCCGTTCATGATGCGGGGGCCTCCTCCGCCCTACCACAGCAAGCCAGGGGAGCCACAGTGGGGCCCCGGGCCCATGATGGGCGGCGGcatgggagggggtgggaacGGACGCTTGATAGACATGCACCAAGAGGGCCCCCGGGGCCCGCGCTTCCTGGGACAGATGCAGAGAGGACCGCCTcgtggcgggggggtggggggttatcCTGGTAATCCGGGAGTTCTGCCAATGGAAGCTATGGGGCACCAGAGGCCCCCCAGGCCAGGTATGGTCTGGCTGGATGATGTGCCCCCCAACATAGCAGGAGGGGGTCCATTTCAGGGATGCTACCCTCCTGGTGGGCCCGGTGgtccccctcagcacctgcagggcGATCCCGATCGACCTTTGACCCGGGAGGAGATGTTTCGCTTGCTGGAGAAGAGGCAGCTGCAGGGGCTACACAGGCTGGAACTGGACAGGTTAGCCAAGCAGCAGCAGGCCGGCCTGGGTGGGCCCAGGCTGATGGACACCCCTGGGGGCGGAGGTTTCCCTAATTCTGGGATGGCAGGAGGCCCGCCCCCGCGGGGGGACCCCATGGACTTCCCGAACTCGCGAGCGATGATGGGCTCTCCCATTGGGGGCGCAGGGGGAGGTGGCCCTCCCATGAGAGACCTGGTGGACTCTCCTCTGGGGCCCAACTTCGGCATGAACGTGAACATGAGCATGAACCCACAGATGAgcggccagcagcagcagatgatGCTGGTGCAGAAACTGCGTGGAGgcccggggggtggggggcctCTCGGGGAGATGCTCAGCCCTGAGGAGATTTCTCAGATCAGGGCGGCGCAGAACGGccgagggggtggaggaggggtcGGGGCGCTGGGCAACAAAAGCATGATCCCAGGTGGAGGGGGTCCTCTTCAGTTCCCCAACCAGGGGCCCTTTCCGGGGGGTCAAGGGGGAGGCGGGTACCTTCAGGAGGGGGGTCCAGACGTGTTTGGGTCTGACCAGCAGGGACCCCCTCACATGGGTGGGACCCCCAGGCTCAGTCACATGCCCATGAACTCGGGTCCACGAGGTGCAGACCTTGGCTCGCGTCACCCGTCAGACCTTTCCATCAATGTCAACCCAATGGGCTCCCCAGCCATGCCGCCCCCTCACCAGCTCAAGTCCCCCTCCATTAGCCAGGAGGCGTCACCCCTGatgccctctccctctgccccgaGCCTCAAATCTCCCAGTCAGATGCCCTCAGCGggccctcctccaccctcactGCCAGCCACCACCGGTGCCGGGCCCCCGTCCTCTTCCATGAAGTCTCCTCAGGTGATGGGTCCCTCCTCTCTGGGGTTACGCTCCCCCGCGGGGTCTCCTGGACGCGTCCGATCGCCGGCCATGCCCATCGCCTCCCCTGGGTGGACGGCTTCTCCAAAGACCACCATGCCCAGTCCAGTAGGGCCACCCAGCGGCAAGGGAGGCGGTAACGGTGGGAGCAGCTCCAATGAAATAG GCCCGTCGCTGCCTCCGAGGAGTACAAACTCGACACCAATCAGCCAGCCCGGCTCTATGAATCCCAGCATGCCATTCACCTCCTCTCCAGACGCCCCTCCGTCTCAGAACCCACTGTCTCTGATCATGTCTCAGATGTCCAAGTACGCAATGCCCAGCTCCACTCCACTCTACCATGAAGCAATTAAGACCATTGCCACCTCTGATGATGAGATGCCTCCAGACCGCCCCTTGCTGTCTGGCGTCAACATGCCCG CAGGAAACATGGGGAATCATCAGACCTCCCAGATGCTTGCATCTCAGAGCGCCATGGGGCCTCACAGTGGTTCACAAAGCCCTATGGGGATGGTCCTTCAGGGGCAGGCTCAGCTTTCCCATGATCCCTCTGGGCCCATGCTACACTCCCCTAACCCCATGGGAATACCTGGCATGAACCCAGCCATGATGGGAGGTGGGGGCGGTCCCCCAGACGGGATGGGACCCTGCAACATCTCGCCCATGCTCCCCCAAAACCAGATGGGTGGCTTCTCCCGAATGCAGACCCCTTCTCACGGGCCCCTGCACTCGCCCAGCCCTGGGATGGGCCAGCAATACCCCCAGCCCCCGGAGGACGTCCTCCCTCACCATCAGCTCCACCTCCTCAACAAGGGCCTGTCCCACCAGCGGCCTCCGGACTCCTTCCACCCCATGCCCATGGGAGACGGCCCGGACCTGAGTGACGTGATCCGTCCCACGCCCACCGGCATCCCGGAGTTTGACCTGTCGCGCATCATTCCATCCGACAAGCCCAGCAGCACCCTGCAGTACTTCCCCAAGAGCGAGGGCCTGTCCCAGCCGCAGCCCAACCCGCAGCCCCCGCCGACGCCCCAGCACCTCAAGCAGCACCCGCCCCCCGGCCCCCCGCACAGCACCAGCAACCCCTCCTCCAACCCCCACATCGCCAACCTGCAGAACATGATGGCGGAGCAGCAGCTGCCCCCGCCTCACCCCTCCCACTCGGTGATGCGCTCGGGGCTGGGCATGCCTCCGGGGGGGCCCAGGGGCATGGTGCCCGGGGGGGGCATGGGGCCCATGTGCCACCCAGGACACGGGATGGGCAGGACAGGCATGAtgtcccagcagcagcagcagcagcaacagcaccacctacagcagcagcaggctaTGATGGCCAACAGCCTCCTGCagcacccctcccacccccaccccggtATGATGTCCCCccagcagcatcagcagaaCATCATGGCCCAGCAGAACCTGATGATGATGCAGGCCAAGCAGCGCAGCATGTCCGTCCCAGGGGATCCTTACGGCCAGCAGGGGCCGCTCATGTCCCCTCAGGGCCCCATGATGGGCCCCCCACACCCGCAGTCAGGCATGATGGGCCCCCAGGCCCTCAGACAGCGGGGCATGTCCCTGGACAGCCCCTTTGGTTATGGCCCCGGAAGCATGGCCAACATGCCCTTTTGA
- the bcl9l gene encoding B-cell CLL/lymphoma 9-like protein isoform X2, with protein MHPDSKLTNHGKQVNSGAQSQIPNVNQQQQQQGPAGNLGPKGVGAGNHGAKPNQISPGNSGLKSTCQSSSSVAGVLKGKAKRERSVSMDAGDQRDALTPVLEPDAKEGVMRSKRRCVLEKKQPYSGDEWCSGADTEEDEDKPPAVPHRELSMAGPIQPLSGPSPMGSINESTSSTLGRGMVPALHSELPRPHQQVVYVFTTGLANSAAEAVIHGHADSILVFHQQNVPRTKLDQCTAVKLPSLSEQLSSSSTPPTGTPKSQSGTPRPASVGGTVGGHLHPAGTPTSAGHPEDEPPQSRPGGASGSMSSAAPHPPGGGSVPSLAAGGSGSGGSDGPGLLPHASAGISPSPSPAALPGHLQGEPGQRGGQGNTDGLSKEQLEHRERSLQTLRDIERLLLRSGPGAGPGDPGGPNGNPSNINNNNSNTGGPNAGSNLESGDGANCNPGNCNSNNGGVLPSALPPLGPMKKYEEPLQSIISQTQSLGGPGLDDPPMGPHHGLPPLHNPAHPHHHLSSPSGLDMVSVLGPDGLTPEQMAWRKLQEEYYQEKRRQQEMNPHHYRMMPEMGMGGGPPFMMRGPPPPYHSKPGEPQWGPGPMMGGGMGGGGNGRLIDMHQEGPRGPRFLGQMQRGPPRGGGVGGYPGNPGVLPMEAMGHQRPPRPGMVWLDDVPPNIAGGGPFQGCYPPGGPGGPPQHLQGDPDRPLTREEMFRLLEKRQLQGLHRLELDRLAKQQQAGLGGPRLMDTPGGGGFPNSGMAGGPPPRGDPMDFPNSRAMMGSPIGGAGGGGPPMRDLVDSPLGPNFGMNVNMSMNPQMSGQQQQMMLVQKLRGGPGGGGPLGEMLSPEEISQIRAAQNGRGGGGGVGALGNKSMIPGGGGPLQFPNQGPFPGGQGGGGYLQEGGPDVFGSDQQGPPHMGGTPRLSHMPMNSGPRGADLGSRHPSDLSINVNPMGSPAMPPPHQLKSPSISQEASPLMPSPSAPSLKSPSQMPSAGPPPPSLPATTGAGPPSSSMKSPQVMGPSSLGLRSPAGSPGRVRSPAMPIASPGWTASPKTTMPSPVGPPSGKGGGNGGSSSNEIGPSLPPRSTNSTPISQPGSMNPSMPFTSSPDAPPSQNPLSLIMSQMSKYAMPSSTPLYHEAIKTIATSDDEMPPDRPLLSGVNMPAGNMGNHQTSQMLASQSAMGPHSGSQSPMGMVLQGQAQLSHDPSGPMLHSPNPMGIPGMNPAMMGGGGGPPDGMGPCNISPMLPQNQMGGFSRMQTPSHGPLHSPSPGMGQQYPQPPEDVLPHHQLHLLNKGLSHQRPPDSFHPMPMGDGPDLSDVIRPTPTGIPEFDLSRIIPSDKPSSTLQYFPKSEGLSQPQPNPQPPPTPQHLKQHPPPGPPHSTSNPSSNPHIANLQNMMAEQQLPPPHPSHSVMRSGLGMPPGGPRGMVPGGGMGPMCHPGHGMGRTGMMSQQQQQQQQHHLQQQQAMMANSLLQHPSHPHPGMMSPQQHQQNIMAQQNLMMMQAKQRSMSVPGDPYGQQGPLMSPQGPMMGPPHPQSGMMGPQALRQRGMSLDSPFGYGPGSMANMPF; from the exons ATGCACCCAGACAGTAAACTGACCAACCATGGCAAGCAAGTGAACAGCGGCGCCCAGTCCCAGATCCCCAATGTgaatcagcagcagcagcagcagggaccTGCCGGCAACCTGGGGccaaagggggtgggggcagggaaCCATGGGGCGAAGCCCAATCAGATTTCCCCAGGAAATTCTGGGCTGAAGAGCACCTGCCAGTCCAGCAGCAGCGTGGCGGGGGTGCTGAAGGGCAAGGCCAAGCGGGAGAGGAGTGTGTCCATGGACGCAGGTGACCAGAGGGACGCCCTCACACCTGTCCTCGAACCCGATGCCAAAG AGGGCGTGATGCGGAGCAAGCGCCGCTGCGTCCTGGAGAAGAAGCAGCCGTACAGCGGGGATGAGTGGTGCTCAGGAGCCGACACGGAGGAAGATGAGGACAAGCCACCCGCTGTCCCGCACC GGGAACTTTCTATGGCAGGCCCCATCCAGCCCCTCTCTGGCCCCTCCCCAATGGGGTCCATCAACGAATCGACTAGCTCCACTCTGGGGCGGGGAATGGTCCCAGCACTGCACTCTGAGCTGCCCCGGCCTCACCAGCAGGTGGTGTACGTCTTCACCACTGGCCTAGCTAACAG TGCGGCAGAAGCAGTAATCCACGGCCATGCTGACTCCATCCTTGTGTTTCACCAGCAGAATGTCCCCCGTACCAAACTAGACCAg tgcactgcagtaAAGCTCCCCAGCCTATCAGAGCAGCTGAGTTCCAGCAGCACCCCTCCCACCGGCACGCCCAAATCCCAGAGCGGGACGCCTCGGCCAGCCTCTGTTGGGGGGACGGTAGGGGGACATTTGCACCCTGCGGGGACCCCAACCTCTGCAGGCCACCCCGAGGACGAGCCCCCCCAATCCAGGCCTGGGGGCGCCTCTGGTAGCATGAGCAGCGCAGCTCCTCATCCACCAGGGGGCGGCAGCGTGCCCAGCCTCGCAGCGGGAGGATCCGGATCGGGAGGTTCGGACGGGCCAGGCCTGCTGCCCCACGCCAGCGCCGGCATCTCGCCTTCCCCCAGCCCGGCGGCGCTGCCCGGGCACCTGCAGGGCGAGCCGGGGCAGCGGGGCGGGCAGGGGAACACGGACGGGCTCTCcaaggagcagctggagcacCGGGAGCGCTCGCTGCAGACGCTGCGCGACATCGAGAGGCTGCTGCTGCGCAGTGGCCCCGGCGCCGGCCCCGGGGACCCGGGGGGCCCCAACGGGAACCCcagcaacatcaacaacaacaacagcaacacggGCGGGCCCAACGCCGGCAGCAACCTCGAGAGCGGCGATGGCGCCAACTGCAACCCCGGGAACTGCAACAGCAATAACGGCGGCGTGCTCCCGTCAGCCCTGCCCCCGCTGGGGCCCATGAAGAAGTACGAGGAGCCCCTGCAGTCCATCATCTCCCAGACGCAGAGTCTGGGGGGGCCGGGCTTGGACGACCCCCCGATGGGGCCCCACCACGGCCTGCCGCCCCTCCACAACCCCGCCCACCCGCACCACCACCTCTCCTCGCCCTCCGGCCTGGACATGGTGTCCGTGCTGGGGCCCGACGGGCTGACCCCGGAGCAGATGGCCTGGAGGAAGCTGCAGGAGGAGTACTACCAGGAGAAGCGGCGGCAGCAGGAGATGAACCCCCACCATTACAGGATGATGCCTGAGATGGGCATGGGGGGAGGGCCGCCGTTCATGATGCGGGGGCCTCCTCCGCCCTACCACAGCAAGCCAGGGGAGCCACAGTGGGGCCCCGGGCCCATGATGGGCGGCGGcatgggagggggtgggaacGGACGCTTGATAGACATGCACCAAGAGGGCCCCCGGGGCCCGCGCTTCCTGGGACAGATGCAGAGAGGACCGCCTcgtggcgggggggtggggggttatcCTGGTAATCCGGGAGTTCTGCCAATGGAAGCTATGGGGCACCAGAGGCCCCCCAGGCCAGGTATGGTCTGGCTGGATGATGTGCCCCCCAACATAGCAGGAGGGGGTCCATTTCAGGGATGCTACCCTCCTGGTGGGCCCGGTGgtccccctcagcacctgcagggcGATCCCGATCGACCTTTGACCCGGGAGGAGATGTTTCGCTTGCTGGAGAAGAGGCAGCTGCAGGGGCTACACAGGCTGGAACTGGACAGGTTAGCCAAGCAGCAGCAGGCCGGCCTGGGTGGGCCCAGGCTGATGGACACCCCTGGGGGCGGAGGTTTCCCTAATTCTGGGATGGCAGGAGGCCCGCCCCCGCGGGGGGACCCCATGGACTTCCCGAACTCGCGAGCGATGATGGGCTCTCCCATTGGGGGCGCAGGGGGAGGTGGCCCTCCCATGAGAGACCTGGTGGACTCTCCTCTGGGGCCCAACTTCGGCATGAACGTGAACATGAGCATGAACCCACAGATGAgcggccagcagcagcagatgatGCTGGTGCAGAAACTGCGTGGAGgcccggggggtggggggcctCTCGGGGAGATGCTCAGCCCTGAGGAGATTTCTCAGATCAGGGCGGCGCAGAACGGccgagggggtggaggaggggtcGGGGCGCTGGGCAACAAAAGCATGATCCCAGGTGGAGGGGGTCCTCTTCAGTTCCCCAACCAGGGGCCCTTTCCGGGGGGTCAAGGGGGAGGCGGGTACCTTCAGGAGGGGGGTCCAGACGTGTTTGGGTCTGACCAGCAGGGACCCCCTCACATGGGTGGGACCCCCAGGCTCAGTCACATGCCCATGAACTCGGGTCCACGAGGTGCAGACCTTGGCTCGCGTCACCCGTCAGACCTTTCCATCAATGTCAACCCAATGGGCTCCCCAGCCATGCCGCCCCCTCACCAGCTCAAGTCCCCCTCCATTAGCCAGGAGGCGTCACCCCTGatgccctctccctctgccccgaGCCTCAAATCTCCCAGTCAGATGCCCTCAGCGggccctcctccaccctcactGCCAGCCACCACCGGTGCCGGGCCCCCGTCCTCTTCCATGAAGTCTCCTCAGGTGATGGGTCCCTCCTCTCTGGGGTTACGCTCCCCCGCGGGGTCTCCTGGACGCGTCCGATCGCCGGCCATGCCCATCGCCTCCCCTGGGTGGACGGCTTCTCCAAAGACCACCATGCCCAGTCCAGTAGGGCCACCCAGCGGCAAGGGAGGCGGTAACGGTGGGAGCAGCTCCAATGAAATAG GCCCGTCGCTGCCTCCGAGGAGTACAAACTCGACACCAATCAGCCAGCCCGGCTCTATGAATCCCAGCATGCCATTCACCTCCTCTCCAGACGCCCCTCCGTCTCAGAACCCACTGTCTCTGATCATGTCTCAGATGTCCAAGTACGCAATGCCCAGCTCCACTCCACTCTACCATGAAGCAATTAAGACCATTGCCACCTCTGATGATGAGATGCCTCCAGACCGCCCCTTGCTGTCTGGCGTCAACATGCCCG CAGGAAACATGGGGAATCATCAGACCTCCCAGATGCTTGCATCTCAGAGCGCCATGGGGCCTCACAGTGGTTCACAAAGCCCTATGGGGATGGTCCTTCAGGGGCAGGCTCAGCTTTCCCATGATCCCTCTGGGCCCATGCTACACTCCCCTAACCCCATGGGAATACCTGGCATGAACCCAGCCATGATGGGAGGTGGGGGCGGTCCCCCAGACGGGATGGGACCCTGCAACATCTCGCCCATGCTCCCCCAAAACCAGATGGGTGGCTTCTCCCGAATGCAGACCCCTTCTCACGGGCCCCTGCACTCGCCCAGCCCTGGGATGGGCCAGCAATACCCCCAGCCCCCGGAGGACGTCCTCCCTCACCATCAGCTCCACCTCCTCAACAAGGGCCTGTCCCACCAGCGGCCTCCGGACTCCTTCCACCCCATGCCCATGGGAGACGGCCCGGACCTGAGTGACGTGATCCGTCCCACGCCCACCGGCATCCCGGAGTTTGACCTGTCGCGCATCATTCCATCCGACAAGCCCAGCAGCACCCTGCAGTACTTCCCCAAGAGCGAGGGCCTGTCCCAGCCGCAGCCCAACCCGCAGCCCCCGCCGACGCCCCAGCACCTCAAGCAGCACCCGCCCCCCGGCCCCCCGCACAGCACCAGCAACCCCTCCTCCAACCCCCACATCGCCAACCTGCAGAACATGATGGCGGAGCAGCAGCTGCCCCCGCCTCACCCCTCCCACTCGGTGATGCGCTCGGGGCTGGGCATGCCTCCGGGGGGGCCCAGGGGCATGGTGCCCGGGGGGGGCATGGGGCCCATGTGCCACCCAGGACACGGGATGGGCAGGACAGGCATGAtgtcccagcagcagcagcagcagcaacagcaccacctacagcagcagcaggctaTGATGGCCAACAGCCTCCTGCagcacccctcccacccccaccccggtATGATGTCCCCccagcagcatcagcagaaCATCATGGCCCAGCAGAACCTGATGATGATGCAGGCCAAGCAGCGCAGCATGTCCGTCCCAGGGGATCCTTACGGCCAGCAGGGGCCGCTCATGTCCCCTCAGGGCCCCATGATGGGCCCCCCACACCCGCAGTCAGGCATGATGGGCCCCCAGGCCCTCAGACAGCGGGGCATGTCCCTGGACAGCCCCTTTGGTTATGGCCCCGGAAGCATGGCCAACATGCCCTTTTGA
- the LOC118783732 gene encoding C-X-C chemokine receptor type 5 has protein sequence LACDDRAELLSFHTFYQPLVFSLVLLVGMMGNGLLLAVLMKRQGRLRVTEIYLFHLALADLLLLLTFPFMVAQVSVGWIFGAFLCKIVGLLNRLNFFCGNLLLACISFERYLAIVHAVRSLRGRRPQSVHLTCAAVWLLCLGASTPFVPFLSVGEHAADPALSSCHFHGHGIHDSNLELANRFLIHALCFFLPLTVMSYCYSAVVFTLCRSRHRGLEKRGAIRLALQVTVAFCLCWLPYNLTLLVDTLIMTGVLSPQGCEGLTRVKMVLVVTESIGYAHCCLIPLLYAFRGVHFRKDLQVLLPSSCCGYLDLRTLGAESTSRVSFSEAAISTSSKIM, from the coding sequence TTGGCCTGCGACGACAGAGCAGAACTGCTCTCATTCCATACCTTTTACCAGCCTCTGGTGTTCAGTCTGGTGCTCCTGGTGGGCATGATGGGGAATGGGCTACTTCTGGCCGTGCTGATGAAGCGCCAGGGCCGTCTACGCGTCACAGAGATCTACCTGTTTCACCTGGCACTGGCTGACCTCCTGCTACTCCTCACTTTCCCCTTCATGGTGGCTCAGGTCTCGGTGGGATGGATTTTCGGGGCCTTCCTGTGCAAGATCGTGGGCCTGCTCAACCGCCTCAACTTCTTCTGTGGGAACCTGCTGCTGGCCTGCATCAGCTTCGAGCGCTACCTGGCCATCGTGCACGCCGTGCGCAGCCTGCGGGGGCGCCGCCCTCAGAGCGTGCACCTCACCTGCGCCGCTGTGTGGCTGCTCTGCCTAGGCGCGTCCACCCCCTTCGTCCCATTCCTGTCCGTGGGCGAGCACGCCGCCGACCCCGCGCTGAGCTCCTGCCACTTTCACGGCCACGGCATCCACGACAGCAACCTGGAGCTGGCCAACCGCTTCCTCATCCACGCGCTCTGCTTCTTCCTGCCGCTGACCGTCATGAGCTACTGCTACTCGGCCGTGGTGTTCACACTGTGCCGCAGCCGCCACCGCGGCCTGGAGAAGCGGGGCGCCATCCGGCTCGCCCTGCAGGTCACCGTGGCCTTCTGCCTCTGCTGGCTGCCCTACAACCTCACCTTGCTGGTTGACACCCTGATCATGACGGGCGTGCTCTCTCCGCAGGGCTGCGAGGGGTTAACTCGGGTTAAGATGGTGCTAGTGGTGACGGAGAGCATCGGCTAcgcacactgctgcctcattcCGCTGCTCTATGCTTTCAGAGGGGTGCACTTCCGTAAAGACCTGCAGGTCCTTCTTCCCTCCAGCTGCTGCGGGTACCTCGACCTACGCACCCTGGGAGCCGAGAGCACCAGCAGGGTCTCCTTCTCTGAGGCGGCAATCAGCACCAGCAGCAAAATCATGTGA